One Synechococcus sp. CC9605 genomic window carries:
- a CDS encoding NADPH-dependent assimilatory sulfite reductase hemoprotein subunit — MAVAETGTQSLSKSEQRKLDSDHLRDPLLSELSNDDVRFTEDAVQLLKFHGSYQQHHRELRKTDKIRSWQMMLRLRSPGGRIPARLFLALDDLSNRLGDGTLRATTRQAFQMHGIAKADLKEVIGTIVRNMGSTLAACGDINRNVMAPPAPFEKGGYPVARRLADEIADLLSPEAAEGAYLDLWVDGDLSYRFKPSRAVQKARKRQSEGGLFSGSTEEPLYGDTYLPRKFKVAVTVPGDNSVDLLTQDIGLVAFTDPSGDLRGCNVYVGGGMGRTHNKEETFARTADPLGYVDAADVLDVVQAILALQRDHGDREVRKHARMKYLLHDKGIQWFRDTMCATYFKGDLKGLRNEPKAKLLDYLGWHRQKAGMWFVGLPLLCGRLNGDLKAGLRQLVETYQLEIRLTANQDLLLCNIGTSQRASIRTQLEALGFEVPEAPAPLARHAIACPALPTCGLAITESERILPDVLDRLDAQLRRLEIEKSLLVRMTGCPNGCARPYMAELGLVGNGVNQYQLWLGGTPNLQRLARPYMEKLPLDDLEKTLEPLLISWKAAGGRRSFGDHIEKLGDQEVSALLTASA; from the coding sequence TTGGCAGTGGCGGAAACAGGAACTCAATCGCTGTCCAAATCGGAGCAGCGCAAGCTGGACAGCGACCATCTGCGCGACCCGTTGTTGAGCGAGCTCAGCAACGACGATGTGCGCTTCACGGAAGATGCCGTTCAACTCCTGAAGTTTCACGGCAGCTACCAACAGCACCACCGAGAACTGCGCAAAACGGACAAGATCCGCAGCTGGCAGATGATGCTGCGGCTGCGCAGTCCGGGCGGACGCATCCCTGCCCGGCTGTTCCTCGCCCTCGATGACCTCTCCAACCGCCTTGGGGACGGAACCCTGCGGGCTACCACCCGGCAGGCCTTTCAGATGCACGGCATCGCCAAGGCCGACTTGAAAGAGGTGATTGGCACCATCGTTCGCAACATGGGCTCGACCCTGGCGGCCTGCGGGGACATCAACCGCAATGTGATGGCACCACCAGCTCCTTTTGAGAAAGGCGGCTATCCCGTGGCACGGCGCCTGGCCGATGAAATTGCCGATCTGCTCAGCCCCGAGGCGGCCGAAGGGGCGTATCTCGACCTCTGGGTGGATGGTGACCTGAGTTATCGCTTCAAGCCCAGCCGAGCCGTTCAGAAGGCCAGAAAGCGCCAGAGCGAAGGCGGCCTGTTTTCCGGCAGCACAGAGGAACCTCTCTACGGAGACACTTACTTACCCAGGAAATTCAAGGTGGCCGTCACCGTTCCCGGGGACAACTCCGTTGACCTGCTCACCCAGGACATCGGCCTGGTGGCCTTCACCGACCCCTCCGGCGATCTGCGGGGCTGCAACGTCTACGTGGGCGGTGGCATGGGCCGCACCCACAACAAGGAGGAGACCTTCGCCCGCACGGCGGATCCTTTGGGTTACGTCGATGCCGCCGACGTTCTTGATGTAGTTCAGGCGATCCTGGCGCTGCAACGGGACCACGGTGATCGGGAGGTGCGCAAGCACGCCCGCATGAAGTATTTGCTGCACGACAAGGGAATCCAATGGTTCCGCGACACCATGTGCGCGACCTACTTCAAGGGAGACCTCAAGGGGCTGCGCAATGAGCCCAAGGCCAAACTTTTGGACTACCTCGGATGGCATCGCCAGAAGGCAGGGATGTGGTTTGTGGGGCTGCCCCTGCTCTGCGGTCGACTGAATGGAGATCTCAAGGCCGGCCTCAGGCAGCTCGTGGAGACGTATCAGCTGGAGATTCGCCTCACCGCCAATCAAGACCTGCTGCTGTGCAACATCGGCACCTCCCAGCGGGCCAGCATCCGCACCCAGCTGGAAGCTCTCGGATTTGAGGTGCCTGAAGCCCCAGCACCTTTGGCCAGGCATGCCATCGCATGCCCAGCTCTACCCACCTGCGGGCTCGCCATCACCGAATCAGAGCGCATCCTTCCGGATGTTCTCGATCGCCTCGATGCCCAACTGCGGCGGCTTGAGATTGAGAAGTCCCTGCTGGTGAGGATGACCGGCTGCCCCAACGGCTGCGCCCGCCCCTACATGGCCGAGCTGGGCTTGGTGGGCAACGGAGTCAACCAGTACCAGCTCTGGCTCGGCGGCACCCCCAACCTCCAGCGTCTGGCACGCCCTTACATGGAAAAACTGCCCCTGGATGATCTGGAAAAAACCCTTGAACCGCTCCTGATCAGCTGGAAAGCCGCGGGTGGACGTCGCAGTTTCGGGGACCACATCGAGAAGCTGGGTGATCAGGAAGTGAGCGCGCTGTTGACGGCCTCGGCGTAG
- a CDS encoding M15 family metallopeptidase: MRPWSPIPIAECGEPMQELPPALLRMEPHPYMALGAPYGASGTPFQLRLGVVQRLLDAQQQLIEHDPSLRLSIFDAYRPIAVQAFMVDHSIAELCRERGVEVRSGDAFDQVVADVGRFWAAPSRDPMTPPPHSTGAAIDLTLSSSDGTPLAMGGEIDAIGAVSEPQHYAGRDDSNARRWHQRRQLLAEVMGAAGFAQHPNEWWHYSFGDQLWAWRRGAALAIYAEAVNSALTS; encoded by the coding sequence ATGCGTCCCTGGAGCCCGATTCCCATCGCAGAGTGCGGCGAGCCGATGCAAGAGCTGCCTCCAGCTTTGTTGCGGATGGAGCCTCATCCGTACATGGCGCTTGGGGCGCCCTATGGGGCATCGGGGACTCCCTTCCAACTGCGCCTGGGGGTGGTTCAGCGCCTGCTTGACGCCCAGCAGCAGCTGATTGAGCACGATCCCAGTCTGCGCCTGAGCATTTTTGATGCTTATCGGCCGATTGCCGTGCAGGCCTTCATGGTGGATCACAGCATTGCCGAACTCTGCCGTGAACGCGGTGTTGAAGTGCGCTCGGGGGACGCCTTTGATCAGGTGGTGGCCGATGTGGGGCGGTTCTGGGCAGCTCCCAGTCGGGACCCCATGACACCGCCACCCCACAGCACCGGTGCTGCTATCGACCTCACCCTCAGCAGCAGCGATGGAACGCCTTTGGCCATGGGGGGAGAGATTGATGCCATTGGTGCGGTGTCTGAACCGCAGCACTACGCCGGTCGGGACGACTCGAATGCTCGGCGCTGGCATCAACGCCGGCAGTTGCTGGCTGAAGTAATGGGAGCAGCAGGGTTTGCCCAGCATCCCAACGAGTGGTGGCACTACTCGTTCGGAGATCAGCTCTGGGCCTGGCGAAGGGGTGCCGCTTTGGCGATCTACGCCGAGGCCGTCAACAGCGCGCTCACTTCCTGA
- the recG gene encoding ATP-dependent DNA helicase RecG: protein MLPIQRSLGLEADRGFQNLQGRQQRFHAFLQQQLAAPPALPFPQEVSERMSKLSSGFADYPNLADPARRRLVTDARQWLHELRHRLEPSAPMAPPRLKVQASPQQRTSSPLQLDSPITQIRGVGPKFAARLASIGLLLVRDLLRYYPRDHVDYSAMRRIEALVSGETATIVATIRRCNGFVSPRNTNLAIIELQLQDPTGRLKVSRFLAGKRFSSPAYLKGQQRLYPVGATVAVSGLVKDGPYGITFQDPLIEVLDSPSSPVKSPSIGRLLPVYPLTEGVGADRFRSLIDQVLPLAASWPDPLPALLQRQFQLPALSDSLQALHAPKDRESLDQGRRRLVFDEFLLMQLGLLRRRQALRSRTGPDLDLQSSSSGLVGEFMDLLPFRFTAAQQRVFQEIEVDLARSEPMARLVQGDVGSGKTVVAIAALLSTIASGWQGALMAPTEVLAEQHYRNLCQWLPQLHVSVALLTGSTPRPRRRELLDDLANGSLKVLVGTHALLEDPVVFNRLGLVVVDEQHRFGVHQRDRLLNKGLQPHLLTMTATPIPRTLALSMHGDLDVSQIDELPPGRTPIRTRMLTAAKREKAYELIREEVQLGQRAYVVLPLVDESEKLELRSAVEVHAELASEVFPDLAVGLLHGRLSSADKQAVLTDFSAGKTQVLVSTTVVEVGVDVPEASVMVIDHAERFGLAQLHQLRGRVGRGAAASHCLLINGSSNPLARQRLDVLVRSTDGFEIAEMDLRLRGPGQVLGTRQSGLPDLALASLADDGAVLEDARTAAQELLKTDPELEQHPLLRETLDAQQRRLSGGTPLN, encoded by the coding sequence ATGCTTCCCATTCAGCGTTCGCTGGGGTTGGAGGCCGATCGTGGTTTTCAGAATCTGCAGGGTCGCCAGCAGCGCTTTCACGCATTTCTGCAACAGCAACTCGCAGCGCCGCCGGCCTTGCCTTTTCCCCAGGAAGTCAGTGAGCGCATGTCCAAGCTCAGCTCAGGTTTTGCTGATTATCCAAACCTCGCTGATCCCGCCCGCCGTCGCCTGGTCACCGATGCCCGGCAGTGGCTGCATGAACTGCGCCATCGCTTGGAACCCTCGGCTCCGATGGCACCACCACGTCTGAAGGTTCAGGCGTCTCCCCAGCAGCGGACCAGCTCACCACTGCAGCTCGACAGTCCCATCACCCAGATCCGTGGTGTGGGTCCGAAATTCGCGGCTCGGCTGGCCTCGATCGGCCTGCTTCTGGTGCGTGATCTGCTCCGTTATTACCCCCGCGACCATGTCGATTACTCCGCGATGCGCCGCATTGAGGCGCTGGTGTCGGGGGAAACGGCCACGATCGTCGCCACGATTCGCCGGTGCAACGGATTCGTCAGCCCGAGGAACACCAACCTCGCCATTATCGAGCTCCAGCTGCAGGATCCGACCGGGCGCCTGAAGGTGAGCCGTTTCCTGGCGGGCAAACGCTTCAGTTCTCCGGCCTACCTCAAAGGCCAGCAGCGCCTCTACCCCGTTGGTGCCACTGTGGCTGTAAGTGGTCTGGTGAAAGATGGGCCCTATGGCATCACCTTTCAGGATCCATTGATCGAGGTGCTGGACAGCCCCTCGTCTCCGGTCAAATCCCCCAGCATCGGTCGGCTTCTCCCGGTGTATCCCCTCACCGAAGGAGTCGGAGCGGACCGTTTCCGCAGCCTGATCGATCAGGTTTTGCCCCTGGCGGCATCGTGGCCTGATCCTCTCCCCGCCCTGCTGCAGCGGCAATTCCAGCTGCCGGCACTGTCGGACTCCCTGCAGGCCCTGCATGCTCCCAAGGACCGCGAAAGCCTCGATCAGGGACGCCGCCGGCTGGTGTTCGATGAGTTTCTGCTCATGCAGCTCGGTCTGTTGCGCCGACGCCAGGCGTTGCGCTCCCGGACGGGACCGGACCTGGATCTCCAGTCCAGCTCCAGCGGGCTTGTGGGGGAGTTCATGGATCTGCTGCCCTTCCGCTTCACCGCAGCTCAGCAACGGGTATTTCAAGAGATCGAAGTTGATCTGGCGCGCAGCGAACCCATGGCCCGGCTGGTACAGGGGGACGTCGGCTCGGGAAAGACGGTGGTCGCCATTGCAGCGTTGCTCAGCACTATTGCCTCGGGCTGGCAGGGGGCCCTGATGGCCCCCACGGAGGTGTTGGCTGAGCAGCATTACCGCAACCTCTGCCAGTGGCTGCCGCAGCTCCATGTGAGCGTCGCGTTGCTGACCGGATCCACGCCGCGGCCTCGCCGTCGGGAGCTGCTGGATGACCTAGCCAACGGTTCGCTGAAGGTGCTGGTGGGCACCCATGCCTTGCTCGAGGATCCGGTTGTTTTCAACCGCCTGGGGCTGGTGGTGGTGGATGAACAGCACCGTTTCGGTGTGCATCAACGGGATCGCCTGCTCAACAAGGGCTTGCAGCCCCATCTGCTCACCATGACGGCAACACCGATCCCACGGACCCTGGCGCTCTCGATGCATGGGGATCTGGATGTCAGCCAGATCGATGAATTGCCGCCAGGGCGAACACCGATTCGCACTCGCATGCTCACGGCTGCGAAGCGGGAGAAGGCCTATGAGTTGATCCGTGAGGAGGTGCAGCTGGGCCAGCGGGCCTATGTCGTTCTGCCTTTGGTGGACGAGTCGGAAAAGCTCGAGCTTCGCTCGGCCGTGGAAGTTCACGCTGAATTGGCCTCGGAGGTTTTTCCTGATCTGGCCGTTGGTTTGCTGCACGGGCGTCTCTCCAGTGCCGACAAGCAGGCTGTGCTGACCGATTTCTCTGCTGGCAAGACCCAGGTTCTGGTGTCAACCACGGTGGTGGAAGTGGGGGTTGATGTGCCTGAAGCCAGCGTGATGGTGATCGACCATGCCGAACGCTTTGGTCTGGCGCAGCTGCATCAGTTGCGGGGGCGGGTCGGCCGAGGTGCTGCTGCCTCCCATTGCCTGTTGATCAATGGCAGCTCCAACCCCCTGGCCCGCCAGCGTCTCGATGTGCTGGTGCGCTCCACCGATGGTTTCGAGATCGCCGAGATGGATCTGCGCCTGCGCGGACCTGGACAGGTGCTGGGGACCCGTCAGTCGGGCCTGCCTGATCTGGCTCTGGCCAGCCTCGCCGATGATGGTGCTGTTCTGGAGGATGCACGAACAGCCGCCCAGGAACTGTTGAAGACCGATCCTGAGCTCGAGCAGCACCCGTTGTTGCGCGAGACCCTGGATGCACAGCAGCGTCGTCTCAGCGGCGGCACCCCCTTGAACTGA